Proteins encoded by one window of Pseudomonas tructae:
- a CDS encoding AI-2E family transporter has protein sequence MANNDRLLVQIILLALLGAGLWVMAPFISALLWGAILAYASWPLMRLLTRLLGGRETLAAGLLTSLWILLVALPLVWLGFNLADHIRDATAFVRDVQVDGLPDAPGWLGGVPFVGERLVGMWDTIDQQGAALLMTIKPYLGQVGNWLLARSAQIGSGILELTLSLVFVFFFYRDGPRLAAFVLRLLDRLVGERGEYYLELVAGTVQRVVNGVIGTAAAQAVLALIGFLIAGVPGALVLGIVTFMLSLIPMGPPLAWIPATAWLAWQGEYGMAVFLGLWGTFIISGVDNVLKPYLISRGGNLPLVIVLLGVFGGLLAFGFIGLFIGPTLLAVAYSLLLDWSRSGPVAPPRT, from the coding sequence ATGGCCAATAACGACCGCCTGTTGGTGCAGATCATCTTGCTGGCGCTATTGGGCGCCGGCCTGTGGGTGATGGCGCCGTTCATTTCGGCGCTGTTGTGGGGCGCCATCCTGGCCTATGCCAGCTGGCCACTGATGCGCTTGTTGACCCGCTTGCTCGGCGGTCGCGAAACCCTGGCCGCAGGCTTGCTGACCAGCTTGTGGATCCTGCTGGTGGCGTTGCCGCTGGTGTGGCTGGGCTTCAACCTGGCGGATCACATCCGCGACGCCACGGCGTTCGTGCGTGACGTGCAGGTCGATGGCCTGCCCGATGCACCGGGCTGGCTGGGCGGCGTCCCATTCGTGGGCGAACGCCTGGTGGGTATGTGGGACACCATCGATCAGCAAGGTGCGGCCTTGCTGATGACGATCAAGCCTTACCTGGGCCAGGTCGGCAACTGGCTGCTGGCGCGCAGCGCGCAGATCGGCAGCGGCATCCTCGAGCTGACCCTGAGCCTGGTCTTCGTGTTCTTTTTCTACCGCGACGGGCCGAGGCTTGCGGCGTTTGTCCTGCGTTTGCTGGACCGGCTGGTGGGCGAGCGTGGCGAGTATTACCTGGAACTGGTGGCCGGTACCGTGCAACGGGTGGTCAACGGCGTGATCGGCACGGCGGCGGCGCAAGCCGTGCTGGCGCTGATCGGCTTCCTGATTGCCGGTGTACCGGGGGCACTGGTGCTGGGGATCGTCACCTTCATGCTCAGCCTGATCCCCATGGGCCCGCCACTGGCCTGGATACCGGCCACCGCCTGGCTGGCCTGGCAGGGCGAGTACGGCATGGCGGTGTTCCTCGGCCTCTGGGGGACTTTCATCATCAGTGGCGTCGACAACGTGCTCAAACCCTACCTGATCAGCCGTGGCGGCAACCTGCCGCTGGTAATCGTCCTGCTCGGGGTGTTTGGCGGCCTGCTGGCCTTCGGTTTTATCGGCCTGTTCATTGGCCCGACCTTGCTGGCGGTGGCCTACAGCCTGCTACTGGATTGGTCGCGCAGCGGGCCGGTGGCGCCGCCGCGTACCTGA
- a CDS encoding radical SAM protein — protein sequence MKKIYFAHNTCLNASYDLNVLQAGFYQKGFEIVTQPEHADEIIYSGCSVRGRWVDDAVLQIDEAKKRAPNAKISVTGCLANTSADVVFSKASVPDLTFSPMSEILSSYTGLQFSEVDQQLSQNSSDSFESHGSGGLKNLRQRVGAAKASIVADLQEADRSHNGQAERIYRQTTKGFVFYDEQDPCEMITVTRSCLYKCSFCSIPQGRGEFESVPLPDIVGKARKAIEMGKHHFVLIGDEIGNYKAFESKARFPELVESLLTLDPRVTLSIRYIEPKPFLRYSEKILKWSKEGRIRLLYISIQSGSARILKAMNRGYDIAMLTKALKDFRQNAPTVLYGNWLIGFPGEEHEDFLETVALTKELEFHINVAIPFSARENTPAFEMDNHLEETTINERVRTLTDIIASMKASAMESELSFLDADSRERLLERIRQAECEQYVDDQQISEPRRVQSSLIEVLQL from the coding sequence ATGAAGAAAATATATTTCGCACATAACACATGTCTTAACGCTTCTTACGATCTCAATGTTCTTCAGGCTGGGTTTTATCAAAAAGGCTTTGAAATAGTCACGCAGCCTGAACATGCGGATGAGATCATTTACTCAGGTTGCTCTGTACGTGGTCGCTGGGTAGACGATGCTGTTCTTCAAATTGATGAGGCAAAAAAGCGCGCCCCTAACGCTAAAATTAGCGTTACCGGTTGCCTCGCAAACACTAGCGCGGACGTAGTGTTCAGCAAAGCCTCTGTTCCGGACCTCACGTTCAGCCCTATGTCCGAGATTCTTAGTAGCTACACTGGCCTCCAGTTCTCAGAGGTCGATCAGCAGCTATCTCAAAACTCGAGTGATAGTTTTGAAAGTCACGGCTCAGGTGGGCTGAAGAACCTCCGTCAACGAGTAGGGGCCGCGAAGGCTTCTATCGTGGCCGATCTCCAAGAAGCTGATCGAAGCCACAATGGACAGGCGGAACGCATCTATCGACAGACAACAAAGGGGTTTGTATTTTACGACGAACAAGACCCTTGCGAAATGATTACGGTTACGCGGAGCTGCCTTTACAAGTGCAGTTTCTGCAGTATCCCACAGGGACGGGGAGAGTTTGAGTCGGTTCCGTTACCAGACATCGTTGGGAAAGCTCGAAAAGCGATAGAAATGGGAAAACACCACTTTGTATTGATTGGAGACGAAATCGGTAACTACAAGGCCTTCGAATCCAAGGCACGCTTCCCCGAGCTTGTGGAAAGCCTGCTCACTCTCGACCCCAGAGTAACACTATCAATCAGGTACATAGAGCCGAAACCGTTCCTGAGGTACTCAGAGAAAATCCTTAAATGGAGCAAAGAGGGAAGAATTCGCCTGCTCTACATATCGATTCAGAGCGGATCGGCGCGGATTCTTAAAGCTATGAACAGAGGCTACGACATAGCTATGCTGACCAAGGCATTGAAAGATTTTCGCCAAAACGCTCCTACCGTTCTCTATGGTAATTGGCTCATAGGCTTTCCCGGCGAAGAGCATGAGGATTTTTTGGAGACGGTAGCACTTACGAAAGAGCTCGAGTTTCACATCAATGTCGCCATTCCTTTTTCTGCCCGTGAAAACACGCCTGCCTTCGAAATGGATAACCACTTGGAAGAAACCACTATAAACGAGCGCGTTCGTACTCTAACGGACATAATTGCTAGTATGAAGGCTTCTGCTATGGAGTCTGAACTGAGCTTCCTTGATGCAGACTCGCGTGAGCGCTTACTCGAGCGAATCAGACAGGCTGAATGTGAACAGTATGTAGACGACCAGCAAATATCTGAACCGCGCCGAGTACAGTCCTCCCTTATTGAGGTGCTGCAACTATGA
- a CDS encoding 3'-5' exonuclease has protein sequence MNNPHWAQCHFVVVDVEGNGQSPQEIIELAIVPIIDKQIGRPRSWLIRPRKSVTERATQIHGISDGDLSSSPSHEEVADDIKMELGKNIVVGHNVSIDTQLMRRQLGDWHPTAILDTLKLARYVRPGQGSYSLDALISTCNLKIDPSKRHRASGDAMITAELFLALAIELDQNSQLDLLALAQIAGSSEDPYIQSQQRSLF, from the coding sequence ATGAATAATCCGCACTGGGCTCAGTGCCATTTCGTTGTAGTAGACGTTGAGGGTAATGGGCAATCCCCTCAGGAGATCATAGAGCTGGCAATTGTGCCTATCATTGACAAACAAATCGGCCGTCCACGTTCTTGGCTGATCCGACCTCGGAAATCAGTCACTGAGCGTGCTACTCAGATACACGGTATTTCCGATGGCGATCTATCAAGTAGCCCCTCTCATGAAGAAGTGGCGGATGATATAAAAATGGAATTGGGAAAAAATATTGTGGTGGGCCACAACGTCAGCATAGATACGCAACTGATGCGACGGCAGCTAGGGGACTGGCACCCCACTGCGATTCTTGACACGCTAAAGCTTGCAAGATATGTCCGACCTGGGCAGGGCAGCTACTCGCTAGATGCGCTTATAAGTACTTGTAACCTCAAGATTGATCCATCAAAGCGCCACCGCGCTAGCGGTGACGCTATGATTACCGCAGAGCTTTTTCTCGCCCTAGCCATAGAGCTCGACCAAAATTCTCAGCTTGACCTGCTAGCCTTGGCTCAAATTGCAGGAAGCTCGGAAGATCCCTATATTCAATCTCAGCAGAGGAGCCTTTTCTGA
- a CDS encoding AAA family ATPase — protein MAYFLGIAGTHSTGKSTFIETVESQAKARGISVLKISDTATKCQKSGFPILEEHTFESTLWILVSVIKAELEAELNAELVLVDRPVLDALGYLEAALKATGRRISTEERNYLYGLARFHTDRYTLLLKTKLDETIPLGEGRDPNMEFRRSAGLEIDQVFKHLDVPALDPHTESTQERIQSIFDKISAKS, from the coding sequence ATGGCTTACTTTTTAGGTATTGCCGGCACGCACTCAACTGGAAAATCGACCTTTATTGAAACGGTCGAAAGCCAGGCAAAAGCGAGGGGGATTTCGGTTCTAAAAATTAGCGATACAGCGACCAAATGCCAAAAGTCTGGCTTTCCTATTTTGGAGGAACATACATTCGAGAGCACCCTCTGGATATTGGTTTCAGTGATAAAGGCCGAACTGGAAGCTGAACTGAACGCCGAATTAGTGTTAGTTGATCGTCCCGTGCTAGATGCACTTGGATATCTAGAGGCCGCCCTTAAGGCCACAGGGCGAAGAATTTCCACTGAAGAGCGAAACTACTTGTATGGGTTAGCAAGGTTTCACACTGACCGATATACGTTGCTACTGAAAACTAAGCTTGATGAAACGATCCCTCTTGGAGAAGGACGTGACCCCAACATGGAGTTTAGGCGGAGTGCTGGTCTAGAGATCGATCAGGTCTTCAAGCATCTCGATGTGCCGGCTCTCGATCCGCATACAGAGTCTACTCAGGAGCGCATTCAATCGATCTTCGACAAGATTTCTGCTAAGTCGTGA
- a CDS encoding Lrp/AsnC family transcriptional regulator yields the protein MDTKVNSPQTTPTLDRIDEAIIDVLRHNGRITYEKLSSLVHLTPRPCLERVRKLERRGVIRGYGAIIDVQMVSPGLSLLVLVALSNQSGRAAQKAFEACVRACPQVFDCQLISGHFDYSLRMRCRDMEHYRVLTETWMNNDELHIDKLVAHPELAVVKNTAPQL from the coding sequence ATGGATACCAAGGTCAACAGCCCACAGACTACGCCAACCCTGGACCGGATCGACGAAGCGATCATCGACGTGCTGCGCCACAACGGGCGCATCACTTACGAAAAGCTCTCATCGCTGGTGCACCTGACCCCACGCCCGTGCCTGGAACGGGTGCGCAAGCTGGAACGGCGCGGGGTGATTCGCGGTTATGGCGCAATCATCGACGTGCAGATGGTTTCGCCGGGGTTGTCGCTGCTGGTGCTGGTGGCCCTTTCCAACCAGAGCGGGCGCGCTGCGCAAAAGGCCTTCGAAGCCTGCGTGCGGGCCTGCCCGCAAGTGTTCGACTGCCAGCTGATCAGTGGCCACTTCGACTACAGCCTGCGCATGCGTTGCCGTGACATGGAGCACTACCGGGTGCTGACCGAGACCTGGATGAACAACGACGAGTTGCACATCGACAAGCTGGTCGCCCACCCGGAGCTGGCGGTGGTAAAGAATACCGCCCCCCAGCTCTAG
- a CDS encoding ABC transporter ATP-binding protein codes for MTTTAHALSTGELTHNSRPSPRIASVAADATVKLSVADLHKSYGEHEVLKGVSLQARKGDVISLIGASGSGKSTMLRCINFLEQPDAGVITLDNQSIEMRQGRAGTRAPHPAQLHNLRTRLAMVFQHFNLWSHMTVLENICMAPRRVLGVSAQEAEARARKYLDKVGLPPRAADQYPAFLSGGQQQRVAIARALAMEPEIILFDEPTSALDPELVGEVLKVIQTLAEEGRTMLMVTHEMGFARQVSSQVLFLHQGRVEEQGSAEILDQPQSERLQQFLSNRLK; via the coding sequence ATGACCACTACCGCACACGCCTTGTCGACGGGCGAACTTACCCATAACAGCCGCCCAAGCCCACGCATTGCCAGCGTTGCCGCCGATGCCACGGTCAAACTCAGCGTTGCCGACCTGCACAAAAGTTATGGCGAACACGAGGTACTCAAAGGTGTCTCGCTGCAAGCGCGCAAAGGCGACGTGATCAGCCTGATCGGCGCCAGCGGCTCGGGCAAAAGCACCATGCTGCGCTGCATCAACTTCCTCGAACAGCCCGATGCCGGGGTCATCACCCTCGACAACCAGAGCATCGAGATGCGCCAGGGCCGGGCCGGCACCCGCGCACCGCATCCGGCGCAACTGCACAACCTGCGCACGCGCCTGGCCATGGTGTTCCAGCACTTCAACCTGTGGAGCCACATGACCGTGCTGGAAAACATCTGCATGGCGCCGCGGCGGGTGCTCGGGGTGAGCGCCCAGGAAGCCGAAGCCCGGGCGCGCAAATACCTGGACAAGGTCGGCCTACCGCCACGGGCCGCCGACCAGTACCCAGCGTTCCTCTCCGGCGGCCAGCAACAGCGGGTGGCGATCGCCCGGGCCCTGGCCATGGAGCCGGAAATCATCCTCTTCGACGAGCCGACTTCGGCCCTGGACCCTGAACTGGTCGGTGAAGTGCTGAAAGTCATACAGACGCTGGCCGAGGAAGGCCGTACCATGCTCATGGTCACCCACGAGATGGGCTTTGCCCGTCAGGTGTCGAGCCAGGTGCTGTTTTTGCACCAGGGCCGGGTCGAGGAACAAGGAAGCGCCGAGATACTTGACCAGCCGCAGAGCGAGCGCCTGCAGCAATTTCTTTCCAACCGTTTGAAGTGA
- a CDS encoding ABC transporter permease has protein sequence MIELFEQYGQAYLYSDGGGLSGLAMTLWLFVITMVLGFFLSLPLALARVSRNLWLRWPVEFYTFVFRGTPLYIQLLICYTGLYGLEVVRDHALLDQFFRNALNCTLLAFVLNTCAYTVEIFAGAIRNIPHGEIEAAQAYGLHGWKLSLFVVLPAALRRSLPAYSNELILMLHATSLAFTATIADILKVARDANAATFLTFQAFGTAALLYMLLSFALVGLFRLAERRWMGFLVPARG, from the coding sequence ATGATCGAACTCTTTGAGCAATACGGCCAGGCCTACCTGTACAGCGATGGTGGCGGGCTGTCCGGGCTGGCCATGACCCTGTGGTTGTTCGTCATCACCATGGTCCTGGGCTTTTTCCTGTCGCTGCCGCTGGCCCTGGCGCGGGTATCGCGCAATCTGTGGCTGCGCTGGCCGGTGGAGTTCTACACCTTCGTGTTCCGCGGCACGCCGCTCTACATCCAGCTGCTGATCTGCTACACCGGCCTGTACGGGCTGGAAGTGGTACGTGATCACGCCCTGCTCGACCAGTTCTTTCGCAACGCGTTGAACTGCACGCTGCTGGCCTTCGTGCTCAATACCTGCGCCTACACCGTGGAGATTTTCGCCGGGGCCATTCGCAACATCCCCCATGGCGAGATCGAAGCGGCCCAGGCCTATGGCCTGCACGGCTGGAAGCTGAGCCTGTTCGTGGTCCTGCCGGCAGCCCTGCGGCGCTCGTTGCCGGCCTACAGCAACGAACTGATCCTGATGCTGCACGCCACCTCGCTGGCCTTCACCGCCACCATCGCCGACATCCTCAAGGTTGCCCGCGATGCCAACGCCGCCACCTTCCTGACCTTCCAGGCCTTCGGAACGGCGGCACTGCTGTACATGTTGCTGTCCTTCGCGCTGGTCGGGCTGTTTCGCCTGGCCGAACGTCGCTGGATGGGTTTTCTTGTTCCTGCCCGAGGCTAA
- a CDS encoding ABC transporter permease has translation MNDFLHSHGWQALSLQGFGPLLLQGTWMTLKLALLSLALSLALGLFGASAKLSRHKLLRIPATLYTTLIRSVPDLVLILLIFYTLQLWLNDLTELLGWDYFEIDPFTAGVITLGFIYGAYFTENFRGAILSVPAGQLEAATAYGLSKVQRFRLVLFPQLMRFALPGLGNNWLVLLKSTALVSIIGLADLVKAAQNAGKTTNNTLYFLIIAGLVYLLITTLSNRLFKHLERRYNTGIKELAR, from the coding sequence GTGAACGACTTCCTTCACTCCCATGGCTGGCAGGCCCTGAGCCTGCAGGGCTTCGGCCCGCTGTTGCTGCAAGGGACCTGGATGACCTTGAAGCTTGCGCTGCTGTCACTGGCCCTGAGCCTGGCCCTGGGCCTGTTCGGCGCCAGCGCCAAGCTGTCGCGGCACAAGCTGCTGCGCATCCCCGCCACCCTCTACACCACGCTGATTCGCAGCGTGCCGGACCTGGTGCTGATCCTGCTGATCTTCTACACCCTGCAACTGTGGCTCAACGACCTGACCGAACTACTCGGCTGGGACTACTTCGAGATCGACCCTTTTACCGCCGGGGTCATCACGCTGGGCTTCATCTATGGCGCCTACTTCACCGAGAACTTTCGCGGGGCAATCCTCAGCGTGCCAGCCGGGCAACTGGAAGCCGCCACGGCCTACGGCTTGAGCAAGGTGCAACGCTTTCGCCTGGTGCTGTTCCCGCAACTGATGCGCTTCGCCCTGCCGGGCCTGGGCAACAACTGGCTGGTGCTGCTCAAGTCCACCGCGCTGGTGTCGATCATCGGCCTGGCCGACCTGGTCAAGGCTGCGCAAAACGCCGGCAAGACCACCAACAACACCCTGTACTTCCTGATCATCGCAGGGCTCGTTTACCTGTTGATCACCACCCTCTCCAATCGCTTGTTCAAGCACCTGGAGCGGCGTTACAACACCGGTATCAAGGAGCTGGCACGATGA
- a CDS encoding ABC transporter substrate-binding protein, whose translation MTSLRKLLSVLLLPLCASAVQAKEWTEIRFGVYPEYPPFESVAADGSLQGFDIELGNAICAKLQVKCTWVHNEFDGMIPALRARKFDAIMSSMAVTPAREKQIDFSAKLFLSPTSVIVRKSADFGDTPESLKGKQIGVLQGSLQEAYARAKLTPLGAQVKAYQAQDQNYADLLNGRLDATLTDKLEAQLNFLSKPEGADFKSGPAIKDPTLPLDIAMGLRKNDSELKALLDKGIAAIHADGTFAAIQKKYVGDLDIYNE comes from the coding sequence ATGACTTCGCTGCGAAAGCTCCTCAGCGTGCTTCTCCTGCCACTGTGCGCAAGTGCGGTGCAGGCCAAGGAATGGACCGAGATCCGTTTCGGCGTCTACCCCGAATACCCACCTTTTGAATCCGTTGCCGCCGATGGCAGCCTGCAAGGCTTCGACATCGAGCTGGGCAATGCCATCTGCGCCAAGCTGCAAGTCAAGTGCACCTGGGTGCACAACGAATTCGACGGCATGATCCCGGCCCTGCGGGCGCGCAAGTTCGACGCCATCATGTCGTCGATGGCGGTGACCCCGGCCCGGGAAAAGCAGATCGACTTCAGCGCCAAACTGTTCCTCAGCCCGACCTCGGTGATCGTGCGCAAGAGCGCCGACTTCGGCGACACCCCCGAGTCGCTCAAGGGCAAGCAGATCGGTGTGCTACAGGGTTCGCTGCAAGAAGCCTACGCCCGCGCCAAGCTGACGCCGCTGGGGGCACAGGTCAAGGCCTACCAGGCTCAGGACCAGAACTACGCTGACCTGCTCAACGGCCGCCTCGACGCCACCCTGACCGACAAGCTCGAAGCCCAGCTCAATTTCCTGTCCAAGCCTGAAGGCGCCGACTTCAAGAGCGGCCCGGCGATCAAGGACCCGACCCTGCCCCTGGACATCGCCATGGGCCTGCGCAAGAACGACAGCGAACTCAAGGCCCTGCTCGACAAAGGCATCGCCGCCATCCACGCCGACGGCACCTTCGCCGCCATCCAGAAAAAGTACGTCGGCGACCTGGACATCTACAACGAGTAA
- a CDS encoding ornithine cyclodeaminase, whose amino-acid sequence MTRYIDVTDLSRLVLHKGLSTCISEMAEYIREDYLRWHDFEKCARLANHSPDGVIELMPVSDANLYAFKYVNGHPKNTQRNMLTVMAFGALGDVDTGAPVLLSEMTLTTAIRTAATSALAARYLARKDSRSMALIGNGSQSEFQALAFHALLGIDDIRLYDLDPAASAKLVANLSAYPAIKVSVASSVAEAVRGADIVTTVTADKAFATILSPEMIEPGMHLNAVGGDCPGKTELHRAIVERARVIVEYEPQSRIEGEIQQMPADSPTTEFWQVVNGQAAGRENAEQVTLFDSVGFALEDYSALRYVLDVAKALDIGSEIALVPELKNPKDLFALLRAPVETLQKKRA is encoded by the coding sequence ATGACCCGCTATATCGACGTTACCGACCTCAGCCGCCTGGTGCTGCACAAAGGCCTGAGCACCTGCATCAGCGAGATGGCCGAGTACATCCGTGAGGACTACCTGCGCTGGCACGACTTCGAGAAATGCGCCCGCCTGGCCAACCACTCGCCTGATGGCGTGATCGAGTTGATGCCGGTCTCCGACGCCAACCTGTATGCCTTCAAGTACGTGAACGGTCATCCGAAGAATACCCAGCGCAACATGCTGACAGTGATGGCCTTCGGCGCCCTGGGTGACGTCGATACCGGTGCGCCGGTACTGCTCAGCGAGATGACCCTGACCACCGCCATTCGCACCGCCGCCACCTCGGCCCTGGCCGCCCGCTACCTGGCACGCAAGGACAGCCGCAGCATGGCGTTGATCGGCAACGGCTCGCAAAGCGAGTTCCAGGCCCTGGCCTTCCATGCCCTGCTGGGCATCGACGACATCCGCCTGTATGACCTGGACCCTGCGGCCAGCGCCAAGCTGGTGGCCAACCTCAGTGCTTACCCGGCAATCAAGGTGAGCGTCGCAAGCTCCGTCGCCGAAGCGGTGCGCGGTGCCGACATCGTCACCACAGTGACCGCCGACAAGGCTTTCGCCACCATCCTCAGCCCGGAAATGATCGAGCCGGGCATGCACCTCAATGCCGTCGGCGGCGACTGCCCGGGCAAGACCGAGCTGCACCGCGCGATCGTCGAGCGCGCACGGGTGATCGTCGAATACGAACCGCAAAGCCGCATCGAAGGCGAGATCCAGCAGATGCCCGCCGACTCGCCAACCACCGAATTCTGGCAAGTGGTCAACGGCCAGGCGGCCGGTCGCGAAAACGCCGAGCAAGTGACCCTGTTCGATTCGGTGGGCTTCGCCCTTGAAGATTACTCGGCGCTGCGTTATGTGCTCGACGTGGCCAAGGCCCTGGACATCGGCAGCGAGATCGCCCTGGTTCCGGAGCTCAAGAACCCCAAAGACCTGTTCGCGCTGTTGCGTGCACCGGTTGAAACGCTGCAGAAAAAACGCGCCTGA
- the ctlX gene encoding citrulline utilization hydrolase CtlX, translating to MQTTNTVLMIRPARFAFNPDTALNNRFQQALLDPEQAQHKALQEFDGYVDTLRQHGVDVLVVQDTPAPHTPDSIFPNNWWSSHADGSLVLYPMEGQNRRLERSKGVLKVLEERFAVRQTIDLSPLEQQSMYLEGTGSMVLDREHRISYACHSGRTHTQALRLFAEQLDYRLCLFHAVDRQQAPIYHSNVMMSVGRGLSLVCLQALPEAHERRALEHSLRDTGKDILALDFDQLEGFAGNMLEVHDKQGQPLLVMSRSAWRSLSPEQRQQVERHSHPVVVNIDHIERIGGGSARCMLAEVHLPVRH from the coding sequence ATGCAAACAACAAATACAGTCTTGATGATCCGCCCGGCGCGGTTCGCCTTCAACCCGGACACTGCCCTCAACAACCGCTTTCAGCAGGCTTTGCTCGACCCGGAGCAGGCACAGCATAAAGCGCTGCAGGAGTTCGATGGGTATGTCGACACCCTACGCCAGCACGGCGTCGACGTCCTGGTGGTGCAAGACACCCCGGCGCCGCACACGCCCGATTCGATCTTTCCCAACAACTGGTGGAGCAGCCACGCCGACGGCAGCCTGGTGCTCTACCCGATGGAAGGCCAGAACCGTCGCCTGGAGCGCAGCAAGGGTGTACTCAAGGTCCTCGAAGAGCGCTTCGCAGTCCGTCAGACCATCGATCTGAGCCCGCTGGAACAGCAGAGTATGTATCTGGAAGGGACCGGCAGCATGGTCCTGGATCGCGAGCACCGGATCAGCTACGCCTGCCATTCCGGGCGTACCCACACCCAGGCCCTGCGCCTGTTCGCCGAACAGCTCGACTATCGCCTGTGCCTGTTCCACGCCGTCGACCGCCAGCAGGCGCCGATCTATCACAGCAACGTGATGATGAGCGTCGGCCGCGGGCTCTCGTTGGTCTGCCTGCAGGCGCTGCCCGAGGCCCACGAGCGCCGTGCCCTTGAGCACTCACTGCGCGACACCGGCAAGGACATCCTGGCCCTGGACTTCGACCAGCTCGAAGGCTTCGCCGGCAACATGCTCGAAGTCCACGACAAGCAAGGCCAGCCGCTGCTGGTGATGTCGCGCAGTGCCTGGCGCTCGCTCAGCCCCGAACAGCGTCAGCAGGTGGAGCGGCACAGCCATCCGGTGGTGGTGAACATCGACCATATCGAGCGCATCGGCGGTGGCAGCGCACGCTGCATGCTTGCCGAAGTGCACCTGCCCGTCCGTCACTGA
- a CDS encoding ABC transporter substrate-binding protein: MRWVSASLLVVMSSSAMALDFQNCGQTWHLAAERPQRILALNQHAADLLLALEAGPALAAVSYIDDNPQALASGRYRGVPLLSRRYPATEVVYAQGYDLLVGGFASAFRDSDGVAPRTTLKANGIDTYLLENACTPAAQNGFAAVEQDLRTLGRLLQREARANQLIDRQRQDLADARAIAGQGEPLSVFYLDSEVNGLQSEGKRGFITQLIEAAGGRNLYAEIEQNRVTVDAESLLRADPDVIILADAVWSPAASKRAFLGKHPALSHLQAVRDNRLIDLPFTHLLPGEHSASTALGLARQLHAFKQDPP; the protein is encoded by the coding sequence ATGAGGTGGGTCAGCGCCAGCTTGCTGGTGGTTATGAGCAGCAGCGCGATGGCCCTCGACTTTCAGAATTGCGGGCAGACCTGGCACCTGGCAGCGGAGCGTCCGCAGCGCATCCTGGCCCTCAATCAGCATGCGGCCGACCTGCTGCTGGCCCTTGAAGCCGGCCCAGCACTCGCCGCCGTCAGTTACATCGATGACAACCCGCAAGCGCTGGCCAGCGGTCGCTATCGCGGCGTGCCGCTGCTGTCGCGCCGCTACCCGGCGACCGAGGTGGTCTACGCCCAGGGTTATGACCTGCTGGTCGGCGGTTTTGCCAGTGCCTTTCGCGACAGCGACGGCGTAGCCCCGCGCACGACCCTGAAGGCCAACGGCATCGATACCTATCTGCTGGAGAACGCCTGCACGCCAGCAGCGCAAAACGGTTTTGCCGCCGTTGAGCAAGACCTGCGCACCCTCGGTCGCCTGCTGCAACGCGAGGCCCGGGCCAACCAGCTGATCGACCGCCAGCGCCAGGACCTGGCTGACGCACGCGCCATCGCCGGGCAAGGCGAGCCCCTTTCGGTGTTCTACCTCGACAGTGAGGTCAACGGCCTGCAAAGCGAAGGCAAGCGAGGCTTCATTACCCAACTGATCGAAGCTGCGGGCGGGCGTAACCTGTATGCCGAGATCGAGCAGAACCGGGTCACGGTCGATGCCGAAAGCCTGCTGCGCGCCGACCCCGACGTGATCATTCTTGCCGATGCCGTGTGGTCGCCCGCTGCCAGCAAGCGCGCCTTCCTGGGCAAGCACCCGGCACTCTCGCACCTGCAGGCGGTGCGCGACAATCGCCTGATCGACCTGCCCTTCACCCACCTGCTGCCCGGCGAACACAGTGCCAGTACCGCCTTGGGCCTGGCCCGACAGCTGCACGCCTTCAAGCAAGACCCGCCGTGA
- a CDS encoding (2Fe-2S) ferredoxin domain-containing protein produces the protein MTATPPKRRRGRLAEEQIQSKPEWSQIPEHSRHVMLCTGPRCVQRGALPLWKVLRRELLVANRIETTDGVLLTRSHCQFPCNLGPVLTVYPDRCWYRVANAEEAQRLVRVHLIEGQPVPELLLNGQLS, from the coding sequence ATGACAGCAACACCCCCCAAGCGTCGCCGCGGCCGCCTCGCCGAAGAGCAGATCCAGAGCAAACCCGAGTGGTCGCAGATCCCCGAACATAGCCGTCACGTTATGCTTTGCACCGGCCCGCGCTGTGTGCAACGCGGTGCCCTGCCCCTGTGGAAAGTCCTGCGTCGCGAGCTGCTGGTGGCCAACCGTATCGAAACCACTGACGGCGTGCTGCTGACCCGCAGCCATTGCCAATTCCCCTGCAACCTCGGCCCGGTGCTGACGGTGTACCCGGACCGCTGCTGGTACCGGGTGGCCAACGCCGAAGAGGCGCAACGCCTGGTGCGCGTGCACCTGATCGAGGGCCAGCCGGTGCCCGAACTGCTGCTCAATGGCCAGCTGTCATGA